In a single window of the Saccharothrix australiensis genome:
- a CDS encoding TerC family protein codes for MAVPAWLWIATIAGLLVLLAIDLFIVDRKPHEVTIGEAGRWVTFYVAVAIAFGLGIWYFANGTYAGEFFAGYITEYSLSVDNLFIFLIIMTTFKVPAIHQHKVLLVGILMALVMRGIFIAVGAAVIAQFSWVFYLFGAFLIYTGYKLARTDHDEEEEDYKENAALRFVRKVFPVADRYHGSKSFVKVDGKRFVTPMFIVMVAIGTTDLLFALDSIPAIFGLTKEPFLVFTANAFALMGLRQLYFLLGGLLSKLVYLSIGLSVILGFIGVKLILEALHQNSLPFLNGGEPLPVPVIGIELSLSVIVGVLAITTVASLIKVRRDPEAAKPVAK; via the coding sequence ATGGCTGTTCCCGCGTGGTTGTGGATCGCGACGATCGCAGGTCTGCTCGTCCTGCTTGCGATCGACCTGTTCATCGTCGACCGCAAACCGCACGAGGTCACCATCGGCGAAGCCGGCAGGTGGGTCACCTTCTACGTGGCGGTCGCGATCGCGTTCGGCCTGGGCATCTGGTACTTCGCCAACGGCACGTACGCGGGCGAGTTCTTCGCCGGGTACATCACGGAGTACTCGCTCAGCGTCGACAACCTCTTCATCTTCCTGATCATCATGACCACCTTCAAGGTGCCTGCCATCCACCAGCACAAGGTGCTGCTGGTCGGCATCCTGATGGCGCTGGTCATGCGCGGCATCTTCATCGCCGTCGGCGCGGCGGTCATCGCGCAGTTCAGCTGGGTCTTCTACCTCTTCGGCGCGTTCCTCATCTACACCGGCTACAAGCTCGCGCGCACCGACCACGACGAGGAGGAAGAGGACTACAAGGAGAACGCGGCGCTGCGGTTCGTGCGCAAGGTGTTCCCGGTGGCCGACCGCTACCACGGCTCGAAGTCGTTCGTGAAGGTCGACGGCAAGCGGTTCGTCACGCCGATGTTCATCGTCATGGTCGCCATCGGCACCACCGACCTGCTGTTCGCGCTCGACTCGATCCCCGCGATCTTCGGCCTGACCAAGGAGCCGTTCCTGGTCTTCACCGCCAACGCGTTCGCCCTGATGGGCCTGCGGCAGCTGTACTTCCTGCTCGGCGGCCTGCTCAGCAAGCTGGTCTACCTGTCGATCGGCCTGTCGGTGATCCTGGGCTTCATCGGCGTGAAGCTGATCCTGGAGGCGCTGCACCAGAACTCGCTGCCGTTCCTCAACGGCGGCGAGCCGCTGCCGGTGCCGGTGATCGGGATCGAGCTGTCGCTGTCGGTCATCGTGGGCGTCCTCGCGATCACCA
- a CDS encoding alpha/beta fold hydrolase, whose amino-acid sequence MAPSSRLGGRWSLPALVVLVALLGAVVVWTRQGDDPPPVSTRDAVIDVPESPGSDRAIQLDTTLHLPERTPAPAILLPHGFGGSKEGVAAQATELARRGFVVLTYSARGFGRSTGRIALNSLDHEVRDAQKLLDWLATREEVRTDAAGDPRVGVTGASYGGALALSLAGVDRRVDTIVPVMTFNDLGQALLPNAGRADRVDATSVAPGAFGDDGVFKRSWAGLLFSAGLSGGDVAGPGQEAQEPGQDGRGQAPSDTAAVPPAQPGPTAPRPGAADGACGRFQADVCAAYTDVATTGRADPRTLEVLRRSSPAAVTGRITQPTMIVQGEQDTLFGLDQGDANARQIAANGAKVKVVWYAGGHDGGSPGPELRGRIADWMAFHLDGKGADPGTGFEYTVVGAFRSSGTPSLRDVVAPHYPGLPGADPVERRGVPLAGGEQVVVNPPGGNPAAVSSLPGLGSALSRSSAVSSRLAVDLPGQAAVFTSEPLTSQLLLTGASTVRLRVAAVPGRPVPDEGAVLFAKLYDVDASGVRTLPGSAVAPIRVTGLPADGTPVDVHVTLPGAVRPVESDHRLQLVVATTDQAYANATTPAAYRVSLATPELAAPVVPGVNATSDVPTGALWGIAIVLVACAIAAVVAWFRRRLAADVDPALTGVPLVISGLTKSYPGGLTAVRDLSFRVEHGQVLGLLGPNGAGKTTTLRMLMGLITPSEGEIRVFGHRVSPGAPVLSRVGSFVEGSGFLPHLSGLANLRLYWAATGRPVEQAHFDEALEIAGLGDAVHRRVRTYSQGMRQRLAIAQAMLGLPDLLVLDEPANGLDPPQIHQMREVLRRYAAAGRTVLVSSHLLAEVEQTCSHVVVMHKGTLVAAGPVEEIATGGGEASFRVDRPEEAAEVLRGLEGVRGVSVDGEHVHAGLNGTPRATALRALVRAGVAVDQAGPRRKLEDAFLELVGE is encoded by the coding sequence GTGGCCCCCTCCTCCCGCCTCGGCGGCAGGTGGTCGCTCCCCGCGCTGGTCGTGCTGGTCGCCCTGCTGGGCGCCGTCGTGGTCTGGACGCGGCAGGGCGACGACCCGCCCCCGGTGAGCACCCGCGACGCGGTGATCGACGTGCCGGAGAGCCCCGGCAGCGACCGGGCGATCCAGCTCGACACCACCCTCCACCTGCCCGAACGCACACCCGCGCCGGCCATCCTGCTGCCGCACGGCTTCGGCGGCAGCAAGGAGGGCGTGGCCGCCCAGGCGACCGAGCTGGCGCGGCGCGGGTTCGTCGTGCTGACCTACTCCGCCCGCGGCTTCGGCCGCAGCACCGGCCGGATCGCGCTGAACTCCCTCGACCACGAGGTCCGCGACGCGCAGAAGCTGCTGGACTGGCTCGCGACCCGCGAGGAGGTGCGCACCGACGCGGCGGGCGACCCGAGGGTCGGCGTCACCGGCGCGTCGTACGGCGGCGCGCTGGCGCTGTCGCTGGCCGGCGTGGACCGGCGGGTCGACACGATCGTCCCGGTGATGACGTTCAACGACCTGGGCCAGGCGCTGCTGCCGAACGCCGGCCGCGCCGACCGGGTGGACGCGACGTCGGTCGCGCCCGGCGCGTTCGGCGACGACGGCGTGTTCAAGCGGTCTTGGGCGGGCCTCCTGTTCTCCGCCGGGCTGTCCGGCGGCGACGTGGCGGGCCCCGGCCAGGAGGCGCAGGAGCCGGGCCAGGACGGCCGCGGGCAGGCCCCGAGCGACACCGCGGCCGTGCCCCCGGCGCAGCCCGGCCCGACGGCACCGCGCCCCGGCGCCGCCGACGGCGCGTGCGGCCGGTTCCAGGCCGACGTCTGCGCGGCGTACACCGACGTGGCGACCACGGGGCGGGCCGACCCGCGCACCCTGGAGGTGCTGCGGCGCTCCTCGCCCGCGGCGGTGACCGGCCGCATCACCCAGCCGACGATGATCGTGCAGGGCGAGCAGGACACGCTGTTCGGCCTGGACCAGGGTGACGCCAACGCGCGCCAGATCGCCGCGAACGGCGCGAAGGTCAAGGTCGTCTGGTACGCGGGCGGCCACGACGGCGGCTCGCCCGGCCCCGAGCTGCGCGGGCGCATCGCCGACTGGATGGCCTTCCACCTCGACGGCAAGGGCGCCGACCCCGGCACGGGCTTCGAGTACACCGTCGTGGGCGCGTTCCGCAGCAGCGGCACGCCGTCGCTGCGCGACGTGGTCGCGCCGCACTACCCCGGCCTGCCGGGCGCGGACCCGGTCGAGCGCCGGGGCGTGCCGCTGGCCGGCGGCGAGCAGGTGGTGGTCAACCCGCCGGGCGGCAACCCGGCGGCGGTGAGCAGCCTGCCCGGCCTCGGCTCGGCGCTGTCGCGGTCCAGCGCGGTCTCGTCGCGGCTGGCGGTCGACCTGCCGGGCCAGGCGGCGGTGTTCACCTCCGAGCCGCTCACCTCGCAGCTGCTGCTGACCGGCGCGTCGACCGTGCGGCTGCGGGTGGCGGCGGTGCCCGGCCGCCCCGTGCCGGACGAGGGCGCGGTGCTGTTCGCGAAGCTGTACGACGTCGACGCGAGCGGGGTGCGCACGCTGCCCGGCTCGGCCGTCGCGCCGATCCGCGTCACCGGCCTGCCCGCCGACGGCACGCCCGTCGACGTGCACGTGACGCTGCCCGGCGCGGTGCGGCCGGTGGAGAGCGACCACCGGCTCCAGCTCGTGGTCGCCACCACGGACCAGGCGTACGCGAACGCGACGACGCCCGCCGCCTACCGCGTCTCGCTGGCGACGCCGGAACTCGCGGCGCCGGTCGTGCCGGGCGTGAACGCGACCAGCGACGTGCCGACCGGTGCGCTGTGGGGCATCGCGATCGTGCTGGTCGCGTGCGCGATCGCGGCGGTGGTGGCGTGGTTCCGGCGGCGGCTGGCCGCCGACGTCGACCCCGCGCTGACCGGCGTGCCGCTGGTGATCTCCGGGCTGACCAAGTCCTACCCCGGCGGGCTGACGGCGGTGCGGGACCTGTCGTTCCGGGTCGAGCACGGCCAGGTGCTCGGCCTGCTCGGGCCCAACGGCGCGGGCAAGACGACCACCCTGCGGATGCTGATGGGCCTGATCACGCCCTCCGAGGGCGAGATCAGGGTGTTCGGGCACCGGGTGAGCCCCGGCGCGCCCGTGCTGTCGCGCGTCGGGTCGTTCGTGGAGGGCTCCGGTTTCCTGCCCCACCTGTCCGGCCTGGCCAACCTGCGGCTGTACTGGGCGGCGACCGGCCGCCCGGTCGAGCAGGCGCACTTCGACGAGGCGCTGGAGATCGCGGGCCTCGGTGACGCGGTGCACCGCCGCGTCCGCACCTACAGCCAGGGCATGCGGCAGCGGCTGGCCATCGCGCAGGCGATGCTGGGCCTGCCGGACCTGCTGGTGCTCGACGAGCCGGCCAACGGGCTCGACCCGCCCCAGATCCACCAGATGCGCGAGGTCCTGCGGCGCTACGCGGCGGCCGGGCGCACGGTGCTGGTGTCCTCGCACCTGCTCGCCGAGGTCGAGCAGACGTGCAGCCACGTCGTGGTGATGCACAAGGGCACCCTGGTCGCGGCCGGTCCGGTCGAGGAGATCGCGACGGGCGGCGGCGAGGCCAGCTTCCGGGTCGACCGGCCCGAGGAGGCGGCCGAGGTGCTGCGCGGCCTGGAGGGCGTGCGGGGCGTGTCGGTGGACGGCGAGCACGTGCACGCCGGCCTCAACGGCACCCCGCGCGCGACGGCCCTGCGGGCGTTGGTGCGGGCGGGGGTGGCGGTCGACCAGGCCGGCCCGCGCCGCAAGCTGGAGGACGCGTTCCTGGAACTGGTGGGCGAGTGA
- a CDS encoding ABC transporter permease: MADEHGVHTDPTAIADLADAAEHEHPGVAPDGSRVGYRAGRTLPIRVELARQLRRRRTQLVLGFLVLLPFILVVAFELGQASPNRRSGGFVDLATASGVNFVVLTLFVSGSFLLPMIVALFFGDTIASEASWSSLKYLLAAPVPRHRLLRRKALASGLLSVAALVLLPAVALAVGVAWYGAGEAVSPTGEATSFGAGVSGVALAVCYLCVHLFWVAGLALFLSVSTDAPLGAVGGAVLASILSQILDQITALEGLRDYLPTHYALAWADLLSTEVDWSQLAKGAFSALAYGAFFTLLAARKFARKDITS; the protein is encoded by the coding sequence ATGGCGGACGAGCACGGCGTGCACACCGACCCGACGGCGATCGCCGACCTGGCCGACGCGGCCGAGCACGAGCACCCCGGTGTCGCGCCGGACGGGTCGAGGGTCGGCTACCGGGCGGGGCGGACGCTGCCGATCCGGGTGGAGCTGGCGCGCCAGCTGCGCCGCAGGCGGACGCAGCTGGTGCTGGGCTTCCTGGTGCTGCTGCCGTTCATCCTGGTGGTGGCGTTCGAGCTGGGGCAGGCGTCGCCGAACCGGCGCTCGGGCGGGTTCGTGGACCTCGCGACGGCCAGTGGCGTGAACTTCGTGGTGCTCACGCTGTTCGTGAGCGGCAGCTTCCTGCTGCCGATGATCGTGGCGCTGTTCTTCGGCGACACGATCGCGTCCGAGGCGTCCTGGTCGAGCCTGAAGTACCTGCTGGCGGCGCCCGTGCCGCGGCACCGGCTGCTGCGCCGCAAGGCGCTGGCGTCCGGGCTGCTGTCGGTGGCCGCGCTGGTCCTGCTGCCCGCCGTGGCGCTGGCGGTCGGCGTCGCCTGGTACGGGGCGGGCGAGGCGGTCAGCCCGACGGGCGAGGCGACGTCGTTCGGCGCGGGCGTGTCCGGGGTGGCGCTGGCGGTCTGCTACCTCTGCGTCCACCTGTTCTGGGTGGCGGGGTTGGCGCTGTTCCTGTCGGTGTCGACGGACGCGCCGCTGGGCGCGGTCGGCGGCGCGGTGCTGGCGTCGATCCTGTCGCAGATCCTGGACCAGATCACGGCGTTGGAGGGACTGCGGGACTACCTGCCGACGCACTACGCGCTGGCGTGGGCGGACCTGCTGTCGACCGAGGTGGACTGGTCGCAATTGGCGAAGGGCGCGTTCTCGGCGCTGGCCTACGGCGCGTTCTTCACGCTGCTGGCGGCCCGGAAGTTCGCGCGCAAGGACATCACGAGCTGA